The Hippoglossus stenolepis isolate QCI-W04-F060 chromosome 3, HSTE1.2, whole genome shotgun sequence genomic sequence GTTGATGTTGTGGACATAGACGTGTCCTCACATTCATGTCCAGTGCAAAGACGGACATGATGgagaaaacctgtgtgtgtggttgaagGCGATTGGACGGAGGACGGAGGGCTCGGATTGGCTCTCAGCCCATGTAGGGGTAGCTCCAGTCACGGAGGgggatgtttgtctgtttcacCACCTGCGGAGACGTCCACCTCAGGACGTAGTGAGAACCTCCAGGTTTGTCGTTGGTCCCTTGATGAAGAGAGTAAGGAGAGTTCAGATGACAGAGCAGCGGCAGCGTCACTGTGACTCCAGGTAACGACTCTCACCTGAAGCTCTAGCGCCGCCAAATGGCTGCTGGGCAACGACGGAGCCGGTGGATTTATCATTGACGTAGTAGTTTCCGGCAGCATATCTCAAAGTGGCTGCAGCTTCATCGATCACAGACCTGCCACACAAAACCCTCAGTGATGAAAACTGGTTCAGCTGTttcattattcttttatttgctttaattttGTAGCTACTTCAGGTGAGGTACTTCCTGTAACTGATTCAGCTGTGATTGTCTCTGTTCCTATCTGTgttacaataatataataaagtgGTTTGGTTTGAGTGACTTTTTTCATCTGACATCAGAACCTTCTCGTCACCCTCTTGTCCAGACCTCCTCCCTCTGACCTCCCTCTGACCTCCCTGACCTCCCTCTGACCTCCCTGACCTCCCACTGACCTCCCTCTGACCTCCCTGACCTCCCTCTGACCTCCCACTGACCTCCCTCTGACCTCCCTCTGACCTCCCTCTGAACTTACTGATCCTGAGCGAACACGGCTCCTGTCAGAGCGTACGGTGACGTGTTGTCAATCAGCCGCAGAACTTCCTTGTAGTCGTTGTCAGGATAAACGTAAACAGTCAGAACCGGACCAAAGATTTcctgcacaacacaaacaacgtTACATGAgtgcacgcgcgcacacacacacacacacaccattacatttcattgagtgactcacaataagtgcatcaaccatgagggaacaaacccagaacaagaatcAAGTCAGCACATTAACTTCagaactacaaagtgctacatgtaagtgcaacttttttttttttttttaatgcaagtgGGAAGAGATGTTACAGAAAACGCCCTGATAATGGTGCGATGCCGCCTGCACCTCATTCATGATGGCGTCCTGTGGGTCCGTGGTCTCGATGATGGTCGGCTCCACAAAGTATCCCTTCCTGTCGTCACAGCGACCTCCGGCGATGACCTTCAGACTGGCAGACGACTTGGCGTGATCGAGCCACCTTTTAATGCGACTGAAcgactgcaggaggaagagagagacgtCAGGAATAAAAAGATcaaaagagagaagggaagtGAAGAGGAAACTCAACCTTGTCGTCGATGACGGcggagaagaagctgctgaagtCTTCAACAGGCTGAAGAAGATAAACAACGTTAACCTTTAACTGAAGCTGAAAACATTCGTCAGAGAATTCAAACTGTTTCTCTTCATTAAACAGGTTTTAGAGGAGGATGAAGTCCATGCAGCTGAGTGAGAGCTGACGGTGTTTAAATGAACTCACGTCTCCCACTCTGATGTCTCTATGAATGTCCAGGAGTCCTTGTTTGATCTGCGGCCACACGCTCTCAGCCACATACATCCTCGAGCACGCCGAACACTTCTGACCTCCGTACTCGAACGCAGAGCGAATCGTCCCCGTCACCACGCTCTGGACGTCCGCAGAGCTGTGGACGAAGTGGAAGTTCTTCCCGCCACACTCTAAAAGCATCAGGAGACATGTTCAGTGAACGAGAAGTCACAGGACGCTGAGAGGAAGACGAGTGGGGACAGATGATGGTTTGACCTCCAAACGTTAGAGGTCGTACTCACCTCCTGCCAGTCGAGGGAAGACCCTATACGTGTCCAGGTTCTGTCCCACTTGTCTCCAGAGACGCTTGAACGTTCTGAGGAACAAAATCAGTTTCAGTCACTGTGATGAGTCAGTTTTCAATGATTCCtcaacagtgaaaataaaaactgtttttactgATCTATTAAAGACGCTTCTTACGGGACGCTGCCGGTGAAGTTGATTCCCGCAAGGTGCTCAGAGGAGGTGACGGTGTCTCCGAACACGGGGCCATCAGCTGGGAGGAACTGGATGATGTTTGGCGGGAGACCACATTCCCTCAAGACTCTGTAGACGGCGTAGCTCGCAGAAATTGCGGCGTCACTGGGCTTCCACAGAACCACGTTACCCTGAAAAACAACTGGATCAGTCTGTTGATCCTCAAACATTCGTCAGTCCTTCACTAATAATGTTGTAATCAGTTTATCAATAATCACAATCATTGGTCTGTTGTCACCACAGCTGACAGAGACCAACGCGTCCACACTCACCATCAGAGTCGGGGTTCCCGCCAGGTTTCCACCAATAGCAGTGAAGTTAAATGGAGCCACAGCTGCTACAAAGCcctgagagagaagaagagatgagaccAGCACCAGACCTGCACCGACCTGCAGACGCTCGATCATCTCTCAGGACAAAGAGAGTAATGTAATGacacctcctcacctccaggCCGCGGTACAGCATCGTGTTAGTGCTTCCCTCTGCGTCAATCGGCTGCTGCCTCTCCAGTTCGACTGCGTTTTGGGCGTTGAACCTGAAGAAGTCGATGAGCTCGGCAGCGGCGTCGATCTCGGCTTGGACCACCGTCTTGCCCTGCAGTgtagaggtcagaggttaacAAGAGATTTCTTAGAAtgaactgagtgaaaaagtccggagtgactgttttcatactttgaggccCCCTACTGGCCCCTTCGAGTCATtacagatagtaaaagcccagaaaatgtattgtaCTCAATATGGCCCCTTTaaactgtctgtctgacctCGTCACTGACTCTGATCAAACTGACTTCACTGGTCTCACGCACCTGTCCGATCATGGTCTTGGCGAGGATCTCCGCTCTCCTCGGTCCACTGATGACATCAGCGGCCTTGAACAGGACCTGGGCTCGGTCCTGAACCGGTTTCAGGTCCCACTCTCTCCTCGCCGCCATGGACGCCAGGATGGCTTTGTTGATGAgctcctgaggaggaggagagctgtgagagtacacagaaaacacaacagctcctcctgctggtcagagtcagacacacagataaacacaacatgtgacTCAGatctacggtggccctgagagctcaacgcactgcaacttaaggACATGTTGGGGTTATGATTATGTCAAAACATGGGAAAAGTATAGTTTAATCCATGGATGGTATTGTGGTAAAAGTAGTCCCCCCTGTGGGACCCCCACCGGTGTGCATTCGATTCCCTGGCATTGTTGGCTGCAGTGCACGGCTGCCCAGTGACTTCCGCAGGTTCAGCGCTACCCACATTCAGACAAAAGAAGCAATGGCTGCTATACAGAGGGCTGAGAATGTCGCCTGTAGACAGAGGCTGCTGAACGCGCTGCCGCCTGGCTGTGAAGACTTCGAGTTCAGCTCACTTGTTACAGTAGTCGGGTTCGGTACGTAGTCGATTCTCACCGCGCGCTCGCAGCGCACGCTTCCACAGCTGGCTGTCAGACGACATCCTGGTCAGCTAGACTGTATATCAGCCCATCTTTGTTACCAATATGttagcccctctctctctcgtgtctgCTGTGTGCTTGTAGGACTTAATGGATAAACCCAGACAACAAGGAATACAAGTATGatatatttgataatttatatatataatgtattcgttaaatcatggggagagggggagggggagctggtcATTAGCATTTAAGACAGGCGAAACAGTACTGTAGCTGTTTATCAGCTGTAAATGATCGTTTGACCAGTATGTACAGACATTCATTAGACCCAGAACCATATCAACTGGTAAAATGGACATgtatgtcccctttaagaaaacacatgcaagtggacaaaacaagcaaagtaagaaaacatcttcgtcaatttgacaacacaacaccacacattccagaaacgcgctgcaattacagaaaacaacaactgacattttaaaatactattttaaaatatttgagaCTGAATctaaacatcaggtgtgaaaggttcccCTGTTGGTTTGtagtgaaaacactttgtggatagtttggaccaatcacaggaagtagagccAGCATTAATCAATAGAAGAAGAAGTCTTCCCCTCCGAtgataatgtttgaaccacgaggacgttcatttggtgcatttgaactagtgtagagtactgtagagtactgtggagtactgtagagtactgtagagtactgtggagtactgtagagtactgtagagtactgtagagtactgtggagtactgagcatgaaggtgctgatgctgctagtgataccatcgttaccatggcaaccagatgaagcttcattcatttcctccattcacacagaaagacaactacccccccaactgacaacacacCCACGTCAGAcaccgtctacaaaccaatcagagtcaagtataggtagactccgcccacgtaggtgatgacgacaggacgtacgttcGTCAGACAAatttctttagtccctaaattaaaatatgaaaccagaactaacagatcagatgaaacatggaacaaacacatgaagcttcagactctggAGAGGAAACGACTGAAACAGTTTTGAGCCCTGAACAGACGCTGAGTCACAGATACTCTGACAGATTGTGTTCTTGGTGTGTTGTATCGTTCTTACCTTGTCAGCGTAACAGAACTTTGCCACCTTGTGCGAGTGGTTGAACggctgtgaacacaaacacagtcagttATTCATGGCTCCTTCTCTCCCGGTGTGAACTGTGTTTGTATCGACTCACTGATAACTGATATCTGACGTCTGACGTCCACACATGTTCGTCTCCCACCACACACGGGATCTCCTCTGTCGCCCCCTTCAGGCCATCCAGGGCCTGAAACACAAGAGGTCAGGATGAAGCAGGTGTTCACACAGACTTTAATCCAGATCAGATTAACGTTACATCCACACGactagattttctttttaaagctcATCATTTCTGCTACAGACACTTGTGGCGTCCACATGACTCCGGAGTTTTAAAGCTGCTAAAACAGAGGtttgtaaacgctgctggtcccGTTCTAGATTGAAAACTGAGGCAGCGGGTTCGGGCTTAGAAACGATGACTCCTTCCAGAAAACGAATGAGGTCATGtgatctgtgttttcaggcgtATTAGTGTAGACGCAGATtaaagctgatggagacaaagcACTCGTGTGGACAGTGTTGAAATGTCGTCGTATGAATGTAACCTCAGTTTTACCTTCAGCAGCTCGACTCTCTCTGAACTCCCCTCAGTGAACGACAGGATGGGCTCGTTCTTCACCTGCACCCCCGCACATGCACTCGTCCtcaacctacacacacacacacagagagacagagagagagagagagagagagagggagagagagagagagagaagagaggagagagagagaggagagagaggggagagagagagagagggagagaggagagagaagagagggagagaagaggaagaggagagagagagagagagagagggagagagagagagagagaggggggaggaggagagagagagagagggagagaggaggagaggagagagggagagagagaggagagagagagagagagaggagagagagagagagagagagagagagggagagagagagaggggaggggggaggagagagagagacagagagagagagagagagagagagagagagagagagggagagagagagagagaggcaacaTACTCGGGTTAAAGTTTCTCCAGTCAACAAACATCTGATGTGACGCTGCGACCAGGTGAAGGTCGTTTGTCTCGCAGACAAAAAAGCTCAGGACTGAAACCAAATGTGTCTTTGATCAGCACGTTGCCTTGTGTGAACTCCTCAAAGACCTGATTCCAGAGGCTCCACACGTCATCTCCTCCGACTACATTTCTAGCAGATACATATCCAGACAAATTGGcaacaactacagccaatcagagagcaggacAGTGTGACGGTGCTAGAAAGATCGTAAAGTGAGAGACCACCTGTCGTCAGTCTGTCATGTAGCATGAACtcacaaatactgtaaaactCCTGGTCACATGACACAAAGTCGTGTAGTGTGAACCAGTCTGAGGTGACAGGTGGGTCATGCAACATGTGAGCATCACGTATGAGATGGAGGTCTGACAGCAGACATTCTCAACTCCAGACAGACGTCCTGCACAGTCTGTCCCTGAGGCTGGAGCCTGGAGCAGAGGACGTCCAGCTGTGGACGTCCAGCTGCGGAGCCTAAGAACTTTTTTGTTTGGAGAGTTGCTGGTTTTATTCTCGGTAAGACAAACGAGACGCACACTGACGCCGTGCCGCTGGGACACGGTACAGGTAACATGTTTGATCATGAAGAAGATTGAAACAAACTGATAACATTGTTGTTTCTTCACATCACATCTGAACAGGAGAGAACGTTTCTGTGTCGCAGGTGATTTCATCATCATGTTCTGTTTGGTTTCTCACTGCTtcagttcagtttgatccagttTGAAAGTCAAACCTCAGCAGCTCCGTCTGCTCCGCATACATGATTAACTGAAGGTCGGGGGGGTGAGTTGATCACCAGCAGAGAAACATGCGGACGTGACGAGTTCAGTTTCTCTGTTCTTTCAGAGAATCGGATTCTCTGAATTCGCCCGGGGGGGGACGACGTGCAGAGAAGTTGACCCTGACTCCAGCTGATATCTGATCCGAGTGCAGCACATGTtccacacacaatcacacacactcggtTTTCAGACTACTTCTCACTTTgtaacgtcaggaaacattttcctcaggagtttatgtctcatctctagtttcaagtctgcTTCaacacagctgatgttcatttagtgaatcATGTCCTCCAGCtgtcagtcaggctccaccccctgctcctccatatatggttacttctggtttcaaaacaCCAAGATGGCTGAACACAATGTGAACCTGAGGCTTCAGGACTGCAGCTCTCAAACCGACAGGTGACCTCACCCCTAACCCTTTCTTAAACACACGTCGCTCTGACAGTCCTCGGCGGACACGCCTGTTCACGATGCTCCTGCTGCAGCGACGAGGTGGAGACAGTGATGGAAGAACCAAGACGGCCACGGACCCCTCTGTGTGTTCGTACGCACGTTTTGTGTCATACTGTTTAACTCTGTTGcttataatatttttatattacattttgtttcctatatttttaatataaaaaatataaccctggcacaaacacaccaaagcaaattccttgtatgtgtgaacctacttggcaataaacccaGATTCTGgttttcatgttcatg encodes the following:
- the aldh4a1 gene encoding delta-1-pyrroline-5-carboxylate dehydrogenase, mitochondrial, producing MLRVRAAVARSWRGLRTSACAGVQVKNEPILSFTEGSSERVELLKALDGLKGATEEIPCVVGDEHVWTSDVRYQLSPFNHSHKVAKFCYADKELINKAILASMAARREWDLKPVQDRAQVLFKAADVISGPRRAEILAKTMIGQGKTVVQAEIDAAAELIDFFRFNAQNAVELERQQPIDAEGSTNTMLYRGLEGFVAAVAPFNFTAIGGNLAGTPTLMGNVVLWKPSDAAISASYAVYRVLRECGLPPNIIQFLPADGPVFGDTVTSSEHLAGINFTGSVPTFKRLWRQVGQNLDTYRVFPRLAGECGGKNFHFVHSSADVQSVVTGTIRSAFEYGGQKCSACSRMYVAESVWPQIKQGLLDIHRDIRVGDPVEDFSSFFSAVIDDKSFSRIKRWLDHAKSSASLKVIAGGRCDDRKGYFVEPTIIETTDPQDAIMNEEIFGPVLTVYVYPDNDYKEVLRLIDNTSPYALTGAVFAQDQSVIDEAAATLRYAAGNYYVNDKSTGSVVAQQPFGGARASGTNDKPGGSHYVLRWTSPQVVKQTNIPLRDWSYPYMG